The following are encoded in a window of Vicugna pacos chromosome 2, VicPac4, whole genome shotgun sequence genomic DNA:
- the SOD3 gene encoding extracellular superoxide dismutase [Cu-Zn], translating to MLALLCAYLLMATHASEAWTNPDPQEPGFGMEEQIRDMHAKVTEIWQEMKQRRAAGGQDAALHAACRVLPSAALAAAQPRVRGLVLFRQLRPGALLEAFFHLEGFPTEPNVTSRAIHVHQFGDLTQGCDATGPHYNPLGVPHPQHPGDFGNFAVRDGQLWKYRSGLNASLCGPHAIVGRAVVVHEGEDDLGRGGNQASVENGNAGRRLACCVVGLCGPGPWARQAQEHAEHKKRRRESECKAS from the coding sequence ATGCTGGCGCTGCTGTGTGCCTACCTGCTCATGGCGACACACGCCTCGGAAGCCTGGACCAACCCAGACCCGCAGGAGCCCGGCTTCGGCATGGAGGAGCAGATCCGCGACATGCACGCCAAAGTGACGGAGATCTGGCAGGAGATGAAGCAGCGGCGGGCGGCGGGTGGCCAAGATGCTGCGCTGCACGCCGCCTGCCGCGTGCTGCCGTCGGCCGCGCTGGCCGCGGCGCAGCCCCGGGTGAGGGGCCTCGTGCTCTTCCGGCAGCTCCGGCCCGGCGCCCTGCTCGAGGCCTTCTTCCACCTGGAGGGCTTCCCGACCGAGCCCAACGTCACCAGCCGCGCCATCCACGTGCACCAGTTCGGGGACTTGACCCAGGGCTGCGACGCCACCGGGCCGCACTACAACCCGCTGGGGGTGCCGCACCCGCAGCACCCGGGCGACTTCGGCAACTTCGCCGTGCGCGACGGCCAGCTCTGGAAGTACCGCTCCGGCCTGAACGCCTCGCTCTGCGGGCCGCACGCCATCGTGGGCCGCGCCGTGGTGGTCCACGAGGGCGAGGATGACCTGGGCCGCGGCGGCAACCAGGCCAGCGTGGAGAACGGCAACGCGGGCCGCCGGCTGGCCTGCTGCGTGGTGGGGCTGTGCGGGCCCGGGCCCTGGGCGCGCCAGGCGCAGGAGCACGCCGAGCACAAGAAGCGGCGGCGCGAGAGCGAGTGCAAGGCCAGCTGA